TGTCCTTTGGAACTCCGTTGTACGGAGgacgtaaaaaaaaattaataaaggTATTTTGAGGGTTTTATTTTTCTATAAGaaagtttttttgtgttttttttttggcctcTCCATCGCACGTAACAACGCTAAGCTCGCTTCCTGTCTCATGGTGTATCGAGTAAACATCCTTCTGTGTTTCAAAAAAACAGTCTGCAACAGATTTATCTGATTGCTAGGCCTACACGACTCCTTCACCTGACCACTGTCTGTACTTTGAACGTGCACATGTACTTGGtccgtttcttttttttttttttttttttgtgtaaagCTCACCCTGTCGACGTGCCACAAGAAAAAAAGCATCACACACTGAGACTCCTGATATGAATGTATGATGACCTGTTTATTGACGTGATACACAGATGTTTTGAAATGTAGCTCAACACAAAAAGGAGGAACGACCACCCAGAATCACCCGGGGCCCCGGGCTCCTGAGCAGAGtcaagccccgcccccgacTCAAGCTCCGCCCCCGACTCCCTCCGGGGAGCTCCTTCACCTCAGCCGGCCCGCCAATTTGCCCTTGCCGCGACCTTTGGCACTAGAGGAGAGAGGCGTTCAAGAAAAAGTCATTTGTGAGCCAAGCCTCAGTAGAAGTGTGATTAGACacccatgttgtttttttataagcAGCACATTTGTTCATGTAGTGTTCCGTTAAAATGTATCAATGGTTTATTTTGGCTGTCAGTATTTTTTCTTTCGCTGTTGCTTGTGTTTCCCAAATGGTCAAATTCATGCTTATCGGGTCCCTTCTATAGCGTGtggagtgcgagtgtgtgtaaagtgtaaGGTTATTTTGGCTGTTGACTTTTGCCACCGCTTTCTAAATGTAACACAAGATTAGACAACTCAAGCCTTTTGATTCCCCAGGATCATGTGTATAAGGATTTAACTATTTGTCACAACAGAATAATATTAGTAAGCTGATATTTTAGACCGTGGCATATGTACATGCACTATTCTAATGTAATGTTACGTCTATAATTGCAATACTTTTGCCATCTAAAGCTGATTTGATGCAAcgtacaatgcaaatacatttgaCAAATGTTTTTCATTTGGGATGGTTGAACGTGATGAGTGAGTTTGATGGAGTGATCTGGTTTAGCATTAAAACAagagttaaataaataataagatgaACACTGGATATGATTTTAGTATTATTTGTGTATTTAACTGTAGGATGGATGAGGTTAATTATCGGCCTTCTCCAATTGAGGACATGAGAATAGATTAATTTTCAATGTCAAAGGTATAACCTGTACTTATGTAACTTGGACTGTTAGATAGCTTCTTCATTAGAGGACTCGTTGGCTTAATGTTCAGTGGGTTACACATCATGAAAGATGTCGGACTGCTTACCTCTGGTGATCCGAGACACGAGCCAGAAGCTGGTTAATCTGTTGGGACACATTAACGAATTAACGTTTGAATTACAGTTGGTAAACACGGTAACGTAACAGGGAAAATATCCGAGAATACCACCTCACCTTTTACCTCAAATAACTACATTATCCAGAGTGGAAGCAATATACAAAATAAGACGAGAAAGCTGTTAGGTGACACTTTTTAAGAACCTCTGAGATTTGACATTTAGTGACATTTagttcaaaaataataatatatatttttttaatagatACAATTCTTGCGAGTGCAAGAAGCTTTTTTTCCTCACCTTTTACCCCAAAATGATCTTTATTTTTGGGAAATTCTTGCTTGTTTTGTGCTTTAGGTGACTTACGTCATACTTTTGCCTTTTGAACTTCTCAGCGAGGTCATACTTGGTGGCCTCCAGATCCATCATCCACTGCCACATCTCATTGGCCTTCTCCCTAAACACAACCAATCAAACAAACACCCTTTTATTAGCTGGTTATGGAGTGAATTTAGTTACATTGGCTTATCTTAGCGATTGAAATCAtcaatccattcattcattccttcattcGTTCATAGTCATGTCTAGCTCATTCATTGTCTCGATCGGCATATCTAAAATTATATTTACACCAAGGCGCCAGGGTTTCGATTCCCACTGGGGCCACCACTCACTGTTGTAAGACCCTTTTAGCCCACCAAACAGAATATGTTACATAATCATCTTCCACTATACTTCAAAAAATCACAGAAAGGCCTCATTGGTTCTCTAGTGCTCCCAGTGGTTGAAGAGTGTAGATGCAGAAGCTGCCGTACTTCAGTTTGTCCTCGTTGAGATGGTCGACGTTGAGAGGTTTCTTCCGATCAGCcaggatcttcttcttcttctccctctctgtctgcttctTGGCGCCCTTTCTGGTGTCACCCTGTGGGAGTCAAACGTCAACATTTCCATATATATTGTTATGTTGACTCAATcgatttttttgatttttttgacAGATTTCTGTTTTCCTGTCTCACACTCATTCAGTATAAAAATTAAAACCCGAACCTCAGCGTTAGAccacaaaatatataaaagtgACCCGAGTACGAAATATCGTAGCCTATTGCAGTATCAACGGAATCGTAATACATATCGTCTCAGCACTGTTATATCATACTGTGAGGAGCCTTCCGATAAACTGTTCCTGGGTGAAAATAAAAATTACATTGACTTCTGCTACATCACAGTTATAACTGTTATGGAGAATCCAAGGAGCACAAAACCTTTTCCCATCAGGCTAACTGGTCTGGTTTCTAACTCTGAAGCTGGCGTTGTTCCCGTTAGGTTAACTAGTTTGGTTTCTAACTCTCTGAAGCTGGTGTTGTTCCCATCAGGTTTTCTGGTTTGGTTTCTAACTCTCTGAAGCTTGTGTTGTTCCCATAAGGTTTACTGGTTTGGTTTCTAACTCTCTGAAGCTGGTGTTGTTCCCATCAGGTTTTCTGGTTTGGTTTCTAACTCTCTGAAGCTTGTGTTGTTCCCATCAGGTTTACTGGTTTGGTTTCTAACTCTCTGAAGCTGGTGTTGTTCCCATCAGGTTTGATGAAGTTTGGTTTCAGTTTACCTTCTGCTGGTGGGTCATGTTGGTCAgaaccttcttcttcttcagatcATCATCCTGCTTCTTGCGTTggtcctccatctccctcctctccttctcctcctatcCGCCCATAGAAGAGGCGTAGGGTTCAAGGTGAGAGCCAGGCCtccatatcatcatcatcatcctccgaTGGATCAATCAACATAACGAGTTCACTGAGGATTTAAACGTGAGACTCACTGCAAGTCTgatctgtctctccttctctcgttcTGCGCGGATTCTCTGCTGCTCGGATCTCTCAGTGCGACGTTTCTCCtgctcacacaaccacacacacacacacacacacgcacacacgcatatgcacgcacacacacacacacaaacatccacacatacccgcacacacacatacacatacagaatggtgcacacacacatacgtatgtgcatgcacatacacacacacacaggcatacataagcacacacagacacacaagcatacactatTGGTGATCACATTATGGGACTAGATAGAGGATTGATGATCGTTCTGGCTGATGGAGACTCACAATCCTGCTGACGAGTGCGAtgagctcctcttcctccttcttcctctggaCGAAGTGAGCCTCGATCAGAGACTGAAGCTCAGACAGGTCCTTGTCCAGACGCTTTCTATGGATGTCCTGGAGTGAGGATTAGAAAACAAGACATCAGTATGCGttgtgtgcgtcggtgtgtaTTCTGGCGTGTTTGTCATGTACTTGCCTGTGGGTGTGGGTTGGGATgtttttggttgtgtgtgcgtgcatgcatgcttgaattgtgtttgtgtatatgtgtgcgtgtgtctgtgtgagagtgtttgtctgtgtactTGCATCGAAATCGACTTTATCTCCATCTGGAATCTTGGGCGCGCTGACGTTTTGCATGAACCTGTGAGAGAATTCGGTGTGACTTGGTGCTCTGTGCAGGGTGTTGATAAAACATAGCTTTTtattatctatccatctatcttaaTGAACACAACATGGATACCTACTTAGGCTTGGGCTttgatccttcctcttcctctctttaagAAAAAATATGATAATCAAAAACAGATTAGTTCAAAGGAGATCATAATGTGTATAcctgtatgttgtgtgtatcaaAATGTTTGTGTTAAGTTGGTTACGTACgcaacctcctcctccgcgaCTTCTTCTGTGTCAGACATTTTGTTTGCTGTGAACCCTGGAAAATAGACCCCCAGTTTAGCTATTTTTAGGGTGTCAATAGTTCTATCAATAGTTTTATTGCAAGGCATGACATTAAAAGCACAATCCTTCATAACTTATTTATAAACAATTTGCTAATGTTAActgttaaaatataaactgctaAATTGTTAAATATACTGCTTATAATATTAACAAGTCATTTGGAAATATCTACATTAACATAATCTTGCTACTGCAAAAGCCTCACTTTTGTTATTGCAATAGCTGAGGAGACAAATTCGATATTTTGTTAGTAATGTAGCTGGAAATGGTCTTAATAGCAGATTCATCCACGCATCGACAGAGAACGTGTTATGAAAAAGCATAAGGACACAACAGGACATGATTGACAAGCTTCAATGGCATCTTATCTTAATCATGTTTTGGGGTCAATCAAAGCAATCAACGGTAAAGCAGGAAACACGATgccctttattattttttgtcaccATGAATATAACTGCAGTGGTTTAATACAATAGGTCTATTAATAATCTGTCCTTGAATTATTTTCCATCTGtataaataacaaacaaatcCATTTAACTACAAGGTCatctattattttttaaacatgacTTAAGCAAAAAGTAACTTAGCTACTTAGTAATACTCAGTTCCTTAGCTTATAGCACTTGCACTTGCAATGGAGAGTCCTTACCTGCAACTCACGAGAGGGAGCGAAGGGATCTGATATACTGGCCGTTCCTGACGTTCACGATTCAAACCGATTGAACATGAAGGCATCAAGGATAAGTAGCCACACCCATTCTAGTCATCTGACCTCAATCAACCTATGGCAGGGCACCTTGCAGGGGAAGCAGGCCTGCTATTGTTAGCAGGCCAAGCCGTATCCCTTCAGAGTGACAGCACATGCATGCTCATAGACACTAAACTGTAAATAGggcactaaacacacacacacacacacacacacacacacacacacacacacacacacacacacacaaacactgacaaacgcacacacaccattacacacacacacacagacccacaggcatgcttgcacacacacacacacacgctcacacacacacacacacacacacacacacacacacggtaggtGCATGCGTGTCCATGTTCGACTTCCCATT
This genomic stretch from Gadus chalcogrammus isolate NIFS_2021 chromosome 9, NIFS_Gcha_1.0, whole genome shotgun sequence harbors:
- the tnnt2d gene encoding troponin T2d, cardiac isoform X2, producing MQNVSAPKIPDGDKVDFDDIHRKRLDKDLSELQSLIEAHFVQRKKEEEELIALVSRIEKRRTERSEQQRIRAEREKERQIRLAEEKERREMEDQRKKQDDDLKKKKVLTNMTHQQKGDTRKGAKKQTEREKKKKILADRKKPLNVDHLNEDKLKEKANEMWQWMMDLEATKYDLAEKFKRQKYDINQLLARVSDHQSAKGRGKGKLAGRLR
- the tnnt2d gene encoding troponin T2d, cardiac isoform X1, whose amino-acid sequence is MSDTEEVAEEEVAEEEEGSKPKPKFMQNVSAPKIPDGDKVDFDDIHRKRLDKDLSELQSLIEAHFVQRKKEEEELIALVSRIEKRRTERSEQQRIRAEREKERQIRLAEEKERREMEDQRKKQDDDLKKKKVLTNMTHQQKGDTRKGAKKQTEREKKKKILADRKKPLNVDHLNEDKLKEKANEMWQWMMDLEATKYDLAEKFKRQKYDINQLLARVSDHQSAKGRGKGKLAGRLR